One Plasmodium vinckei vinckei genome assembly, chromosome: PVVCY_09 genomic region harbors:
- a CDS encoding mechanosensitive ion channel protein, putative, with product MNEMKDENYKSVSKAKYPQSIMMDMSRSYMNRQDRINALNLYIQKSSYNPQFIQEEEEEDDETESETFGDILFKILTIIFPNLSPWIWFLMHFIMNLIIVCISLSSLSEPNITDQILDPKYNRDFIFGSIFSCFIILFVNIASFTIIMIIHAIIQKVIIEKLLQPSALCSAFYNTVDPEIVYLFWSAVQLIYWRSNMILKNGTNENGNYYILRIFGYKDADNPFMFLSTIHWYITFPLLLYIVFAARSLFLSIISFTFELGFLMNAHDLLERYLRKYGILRRFNIEWFMFIADKQENIRSLFGHELYQDEKVIRQLEIDDMSNQFIQDKAELLLFKNLPRNCTCCKISLNKNKQNAMKLLLPSIFEPKNIAKSEISSIKNWLACHYVVNTHPILFLLNNSISLTNKESIKNGSDILFRQIIMSLKMYYQEKNDTYAFTESPMNIVSFEAMSSNKNIQSVKLNKDHTRVKVQGSFPYQNKDLLNSHKVDSDNRTQKKINLENIFNDIDQDAPLGNSYNKEHSEIRENKRVESRRTDKNIKSSKLRDHDDDDDDIYDRNASGRRSSGKNKPKGKQKRNKSIKTNKNDDIERGNEKYEENRNLDDDRIVSSPLLEKDSRGNKNKLRENSIKYEHLRKYSKDDEPEINNRNDAIDTLKTFGKMEKYKDRTINSRESAYSDKMQYNVEENGKQSKESTTVEGTKFNICITPSLSNIQNMDTNKKVDISNEGSINDDYNNGNSQKIISGDECLKTSDKFGVNEITKDEEGYYPNIENYKSITVQIKDYTIDDVLKKKCTSDSLHKSEIGINENGKDRKYYSQSKDNFLNTDTLKNDKEAERNELMFSKEKKFGSSLFLKENSNSQDKNTMENNLYNLEKENSSFAAGPINPNGMSQKMLILKKNMNGNDLGKSNRQMRSSINKNTYIYNSRFLNDDLNILERSDMGNAKRLKENKKGRFSSCLCLRKDKKEKFSKIKKDISLEIDDPFISNFKSPMQLNINGNEFITKEMLEVFLKPDEADEFMKEFDLSGHGKIDIIMFRTAIKRAIACRKKFIKSLKGKESILKLVRRLMSILMSFLASVVLLFIFGVSADTIIVTGAAFITAVTVILSYMYTSFITSVIFIAFSNPYNIGDRIRLDGGEAMYVKKIKTYTTEFETTTGKIVIYENSKLSNAKIYNESRSKNAYIDIAFKVDINTPLLALKELRKSLQFLVDSRPSDFCKTKNLYYGYSLQPGHFYEISFWIKCVEGWGNWRKVFELRTDIYDFIILQLRLLSISYRLPTQKVGFTAPLNVISNNANNNNNNNNSNNINIPRNKQGNYYSSPPKDPKQAVFTSEVKHSRMFYAPSFDKDNDIYDNNLFREEKYQNMHNNNDTFFYNNNNNNNALPLCDDNMSIYMNGENRNNCTTLNENNHMDMSFMNNNENRLVHRKTIQNVRKVNEYFVNSNRFAKAAMNNLPNNISAYQGNFNMYTEKYKSSNLTDNAKKNCNTDTELNMDGSFINQPSQEIELKNGQTDFLENKLTNNNYSNNKDCDRIIKPDSIIDDRQNGGYRNIEEQNRIQLGGLNNNEYSPKPFTTSNQFDGITQGCYINEPNRFNNAYIGNNGNNMGNNYYEGITSKGQYSEEYTEEINFNENNYLSYDSSSGYDSFECVKQFSNLHYRNSEKNNDKKNTKYTLNKKNK from the coding sequence atgaatgaAATGAAAGATGAAAACTATAAGAGTGTTTCGAAGGCAAAATATCCACAGTCAATAATGATGGATATGTCAAGATCGTACATGAATAGACAAGATAGGATAAATGCgctaaatttatatattcaaaaatcATCGTATAATCCTCAGTTTATTCAAGAGGAAGAGGAAGAAGATGATGAGACAGAAAGTGAAACATTTGgagatatattatttaaaatattaacaattatatttccTAATTTGTCACCATGGATATGGTTTCTTATGCATTTTATAATGAATTTGATTATAGTATGTATAAGTTTAAGCTCTTTATCTGAACCTAATATAACTGATCAGATATTAGAcccaaaatataatagagattttatatttggtagtatattttcttgttttattatattatttgttaatatagcatcttttacaataattatgataattCATGCTATTATTCAAAAAGTAATTATAGAAAAGTTATTACAGCCTAGTGCATTATGTTCAGCTTTTTATAATACAGTTGATCCAgaaattgtttatttattttggtCAGCTGTtcaattaatatattgGCGTAGTAAtatgatattaaaaaatggaacaaatgaaaatgggaattattatatattacgAATTTTTGGATATAAAGATGCTGATAACccttttatgtttttaagTACAATACATTGGTATATAACATtcccattattattatatatagtatttGCTGCAcgttctttatttttatctataaTATCCTTTACATTTGAACTTGGGTTTTTGATGAATGCTCATGATTTATTAGAAAGATATTTAAGAAAATATGGTATTTTGCGTCGATTTAATATTGAATGGTTTATGTTTATAGCTGACAAACAGGAAAATATTCGATCCCTTTTTGGTCATGAATTATATCAAGATGAAAAAGTAATAAGACAGTTAGAAATAGATGATATGAGTAACCAATTTATTCAAGATAAAGcagaattattattatttaaaaatttaccTCGAAATTGTACATGTTGTAAAAtatcattaaataaaaataaacagaATGCTATGAAATTATTGTTACCATCTATTTTTGAACCTAAAAATATTGCAAAATCCGAAATTTCTTCTATCAAAAATTGGCTAGCTTGTCATTATGTTGTTAATACACATCCTATCCTTTtcttattaaataatagtatatCCTTAACTAATAAAGaatcaattaaaaatggGTCTGATATACTATTTagacaaattattatgtctttaaaaatgtattatcaagaaaaaaatgatacatATGCATTTACAGAATCTCCAATGAATATTGTATCTTTTGAAGCTATGTCATCAAATAAGAACATTCAAAGTGTAAAACTAAATAAGGATCACACTCGAGTAAAAGTACAAGGTTCATTTCCttatcaaaataaagaCCTTTTAAATAGTCATAAGGTTGATTCTGATAATAGGactcaaaaaaaaattaacttggaaaatatttttaatgacATTGATCAAGATGCACCATTAGGAAATTCATACAATAAAGAACATTCCGAAATAAGGGAAAACAAAAGAGTCGAAAGCCGAAGAactgataaaaatattaagagTAGTAAATTGAGAGATCACGACGACGACGatgatgatatatatgACAGAAATGCAAGTGGCAGAAGATCGagtggaaaaaataaacccaaaggaaaacaaaaaagaaataaaagtattaaaacaaataaaaatgatgatattGAAAGgggaaatgaaaaatatgaagaaaACAGAAATCTTGATGATGATAGGATAGTTTCATCACCATTATTAGAAAAAGATTCAagaggaaataaaaataaattaagggaaaattcaataaaatatgaacatttacgtaaatattcaaaagaTGACGAAcctgaaataaataatagaaatGATGCAATTGATACATTAAAAACATTTggaaaaatggaaaaatataaagacaGAACAATAAATTCACGAGAATCAGCATATTCAGATAAAATGCAATATAATGTAGAAGAAAATGGAAAACAATCTAAAGAAAGTACAACTGTTGAAGgaacaaaatttaatatttgtattaccCCTTCATTGtcaaatatacaaaatatggatacaaataaaaaggtAGATATATCTAATGAAGGATCTATAAATGACGACTATAATAATGGCAATAGTCAAAAGATCATTTCAGGAGATGAATGCTTAAAAACAAGCGATAAATTTGGTGTAAATGAAATAACAAAAGATGAAGAGGGTTATTATccaaatatagaaaattataaaagtaTAACTGTTCAGATTAAAGATTATACTATTGAtgatgttttaaaaaaaaagtgtacATCCGATTCGTTACACAAAAGTGAAATAggaataaatgaaaatggcAAAGATAGGAAATATTATTCTCAATCAAAagacaattttttaaatactgATACAttgaaaaatgataaagaaGCTGAACGAAACGAATTAATGTTTAGtaaagaaaagaaatttGGTTCTTCCCTCTTTTTAAAGGAAAATAGTAATTCAcaagataaaaatacaatggaaaataatttatataatttggaaaaagaaaatagtAGTTTTGCAGCTGGCCCTATCAACCCTAATGGAATGTCTCAAAAGATGctcattttaaaaaaaaatatgaatggAAATGATTTGGGAAAAAGTAATAGACAAATGAGAAGttcaataaataaaaatacttatatatataactctcgttttttaaatgatgatttgaatatattagAAAGAAGTGATATGGGAAATGCGAAAAGATTAAAAGAGAATAAAAAGGGTCGTTTTTCAAGTTGCTTATGTTTAagaaaagataaaaaagaaaaatttagtaaaataaaaaaggatataTCTCTAGAAATAGATGACCCATTTATTTCGAATTTTAAAAGTCCTATgcaattaaatataaatggaaACGAGTTTATAACAAAAGAAATGCTTGaagtatttttaaaaccaGATGAAGCAGATGAATTTATGAAAGAATTTGATTTATCTGGGCATGGAAAAATtgatataattatgtttaGAACTGCAATAAAAAGAGCAATAGCATGTAGAAAAaagtttataaaaagtttaaaaggaaaagaaagtatattaaaattagtaAGAAGATTAATGTCAATATTAATGTCCTTTTTAGCATCTGTCGTGttgttatttatatttggaGTTTCAGCTGATACGATTATTGTTACTGGTGCAGCTTTTATAACTGCTGTAACAGTTATACTAAgttatatgtatacaagTTTTATAACATCAGTTATATTTATAGCTTTTTCTAATCCATATAATATAGGAGATAGGATAAGATTGGATGGGGGTGAAGCAATgtatgttaaaaaaataaaaacatatactACTGAATTTGAAACAACAACAGgaaaaattgttatatatgaaaattctAAATTAAGTAatgcaaaaatatataatgaaagtaggtcaaaaaatgcatatatagatatagcATTTAAAGTAGATATTAATACACCATTATTAGCATTAAAAGAATTAAGAAAAagtttacaatttttagtTGATAGCAGACCTAGTGatttttgtaaaacaaaaaatttatattatggaTATTCATTACAACCTGgccatttttatgaaataagTTTTTGGATTAAATGTGTAGAAGGATGGGGAAATTGGAGAAAAGTATTTGAATTGAGAACagatatatatgattttataatattacaatTAAGATTATTAAGTATATCCTATAGATTACCAACACAAAAAGTTGGCTTTACTGCTCCTTTAAATGTTATATCTAATAATGccaataataacaataataataataatagtaataatataaatattcctCGAAATAAGCAAGgtaattattattcttcCCCTCCAAAAGACCCCAAACAAGCAGTATTTACTTCAGAAGTTAAGCATAGCCGAATGTTTTATGCACCTTCCTTTGATAAGGAcaatgatatatatgataataatttatttagagaagaaaaatatcaaaacatgcacaataataatgatacgtttttttataataataataataataacaatgcACTTCCTCTTTGTGATGATAATATgagcatatatatgaatggggaaaatagaaataattgTACAACCTTGAACGAAAATAATCACATGGATATGTCTTTCATGAACAATAATGAAAACAGGTTAGTGCATAGAAAGACAATTCAAAATGTTAGAAAAgttaatgaatattttgttaattctAATAGATTCGCTAAAGCCGCAATGAATAATCTCcctaataatatttcagcATATCAAGGCAATTTTAACATGTATacagaaaaatataaaagttcAAATTTAACTGATAAtgcgaaaaaaaattgtaacaCAGATACGGAACTTAATATGGATGGAAGTTTCATAAATCAGCCATCTCAGGAAATAGAACTAAAAAATGGCCAAACCGATTTTTTGGAAAACAAATtgacaaataataattattctaataataaagattgTGATAGGATAATAAAACCCGATAGTATTATAGATGATAGACAAAATGGAGGGTATAGAAATATTGAAGAACAAAATAGAATTCAGCTTGGTGGACTAAacaataatgaatattcaCCTAAACCATTTACTACATCTAACCAATTTGATGGAATTACACAAGGatgttatataaatgaacCTAACAGATTTAATAATGCTTATATAGGAAATAATGGAAACAATATGggtaataattattatgaagGAATAACTTCAAAGGGGCAATATAGCGAAGAGTACAcagaagaaataaattttaatgaaaataattatttgtcTTATGATAGTTCTTCTGGTTATGACAGTTTTGAATGTGTTAAACAATTTTCTAATCTTCATTATAGaaatagtgaaaaaaacaatgataaaaaaaatacaaaatatacccttaataaaaaaaataaataa
- a CDS encoding IWS1-like protein, putative has translation MEANDNKDIEESLNKESLFDEKNPSEENNVENFKKKMKAMMKSPSKKKRKTNESSTSRKENDDGEKDQENLNESNKIKKKRKKSSKLKKLSNDDDKSNQSNDENDEENKQDENTEQNKTAVQDKDNIFGDDDESVEEENNEHVKLQKNDKSKKKKKKESKLKKSSLIYNEAEEGDESEEDSDNFDDFEDEDLINDDITKNKSNKRMRNELGIVEYDAENGDDTIDMNKSEKKKRTHFDDILESLKSKRKKVQKISEDDGLQYCENVLNQMILMHEQDMQNVKEKKPATAKLQIIDEVCKILTKPKWKPFFMKLNIYHVLALWLMPLPNNTLPNFTIRTNLLKVIHQLPITIKSLRGSQLGKIMTFLHTHKDETEENKKIIKSILQNWMGPIIGINSNYKQFAKERQKRILENPEYHKKILEKAKTLIPDSISIEKEEEQNELKRHASIPYNSECSFLINVPSSIPDIHKKILPKSRIKKLADNMRLLKRVTKSQKVSIEGKGVAAAP, from the coding sequence atggAGGCAAACGATAACAAAGATATAGAGGAATCATTGAATAAAGAAAGCTTGTTCGATGAAAAAAATCCTtcagaagaaaataatgttgaaaactttaaaaaaaaaatgaaggcTATGATGAAATCGCcttcgaaaaaaaaaagaaaaaccaATGAAAGCTCAACTTCGAGgaaagaaaatgatgatgGTGAGAAGGACCAAGagaatttaaatgaaagtaacaaaatcaaaaaaaaaagaaaaaaaagtagcAAATTGAAAAAGTTAAGTAACGATGACGATAAAAGTAACCAAAgcaatgatgaaaatgatgaggAAAATAAACAGGATGAAAATActgaacaaaataaaactgCTGTCCAGGATAAGGATAACATTTTTGGAGATGACGATGAAAGTgttgaagaagaaaataatgaacatGTCAAGTTACAGAAAAATGACAagtcgaaaaaaaaaaaaaaaaaagaatcaaaattaaaaaaaagctcattaatatataatgaagcTGAAGAAGGAGATGAAAGTGAGGAAGATTCTGATAACTTTGACGATTTTGAGGATGAAGATTTAATTAATGAtgatataacaaaaaataaatcaaataaaagaatGCGTAATGAGCTTGGTATTGTTGAATATGATGCAGAAAATGGTGATGATACTATAGATATGAATAAATcggaaaaaaagaaaagaacaCATTTTGATGATATATTAGAAAGTTTAAAAtcaaaacgaaaaaaagttcaaaaaatatctgAAGATGATGGATTACAATATTgtgaaaatgttttaaatcAAATGATTTTAATGCATGAACAAGATATGCAAAAtgtgaaagaaaaaaaacctGCAACAGCTAAACTTCAAATAATTGATGAagtttgtaaaatattaacaaaaccTAAATGGaaaccattttttatgaaattaaatatatatcatgtTTTAGCTTTATGGTTAATGCCATTACCAAATAATACTCTTCCTAATTTTACTATAAgaacaaatttattaaaagtcATACACCAATTACCAATAACAATTAAATCATTAAGAGGTAGCCAACTGGGAAAGATAATGACATTTTTACATACCCATAAAGATGAAacagaagaaaataaaaaaattattaaaagtaTTCTACAAAATTGGATGGGACCAATTATAGGAATAaattcaaattataaacaattCGCAAAAGAAAGACAAAAAAGAATACTTGAAAATCCTGaatatcataaaaaaatacttgAAAAAGCCAAAACATTAATACCTGATTCTATATCTatagaaaaagaagaagaacaaaatgaattaaaaagacATGCTTCTATACCTTATAATAGTGAatgttcatttttaattaatgttCCATCTTCTATACCCgatattcataaaaagaTTTTACCAAAAAGTAGAATTAAGAAATTGGCTGATAATATGAGACTACTAAAACGAGTAACCAAATCACAAAAAGTCTCAATAGAAGGAAAAGGAGTAGCCGCTGCACCATAA
- a CDS encoding D-tyrosyl-tRNA(Tyr) deacylase, putative, giving the protein MRVIIQRVKGVVLSVNKEQAKGSEKELEVFSKIKQGLICFIGIHKNDTWNDALYIIRKCLGLRLWSNDNKTWDKSVKDMDYELMLVSQFTLFANTKKGNKPDFHLAKEPNDALIMFNKIVNEFIKEYKKDKIQTGKFGCYMNIETINDGPVSIIVDSHDVNLDRN; this is encoded by the coding sequence atgagaGTCATTATTCAAAGAGTAAAGGGTGTAGTGTTAAGTGTGAATAAAGAACAAGCCAAAGGAAGCGAAAAGGAATTAGAAGTTtttagtaaaataaaacaagggttaatttgttttattggaattcataaaaatgatacatGGAATGatgcattatatataattagaAAATGTTTAGGATTACGATTATGGtcaaatgataataaaacatgGGATAAAAGTGTAAAAGATATGGATTATGAATTAATGCTTGTTTCACAATTTACTCTTTTTGCTAATACAAAAAAGGGTAATAAACCAGACTTTCATTTGGCTAAAGAACCAAATGATGCTTTAATTatgtttaataaaattgtcaatgaatttataaaagaatataaaaaagataaaattcAAACAGGAAAATTTGGATGTTACATGAATATTGAAACAATTAATGATGGCCCTGTTTCAATTATTGTTGATAGCCATGATGTTAATTTGGATCGTAACTAG
- a CDS encoding casein kinase 2, alpha subunit, putative has product MTTNPINKRIYIPKFYADANIHKPKEYYDYDNLELQWNKPNRYEILKKVGRGKYSEVFNGYDTEYNRLCAIKVLKPVKKKKIKREIKILQNLHGGPNIIKLLDIVKDPVTKTPSLIFEYINNIDFKTLYPKFTDKDIRYYIYQILKALDYCHSQGIMHRDVKPHNIMIDHENKQIRLIDWGLAEFYHPGQEYNVRVASRYYKGPELLIDLQLYDYSLDIWSLGCMLAGMIFKKEPFFCGHDNYDQLVKIAKVLGTEDLHAYLKKYNIKLKPHYLNILGEYERKPWSHFLNQSNMDIAKDEVIDLIDKMLIYDHAKRIAPKEAMEHPYFKDVREES; this is encoded by the coding sequence ATGACTACAAACCCAATAAACAAacgaatatatatacctaAATTTTATGCGGATGCCAATATTCATAAACCTAAAGAATATTATGACTATGACAATTTAGAACTACAATGGAATAAACCTAACAGAtatgaaattttaaaaaaagttggACGAGGAAAATATAGTGAAGTGTTTAATGGATATGATACTGAATATAATAGACTATGTGCAATTAAAGTATTAAAAcctgtaaaaaaaaaaaaaataaaaagagaaataaaaatattacaaaatttaCATGGTGGaccaaatattataaaactaTTAGATATTGTAAAAGACCCAGTAACAAAAACCCcatctttaatttttgaatatatcaataatatagattttaaaacattatatCCTAAATTTACAGATAAAGATATAcgttattatatataccaaATTCTTAAGGCTCTTGATTATTGTCATAGTCAAGGTATAATGCATAGAGATGTTAAACCTCACAATATTATGATTGATcatgaaaataaacaaattagaTTAATAGATTGGGGACTTGCTGAATTTTATCATCCAGGACAAGAATATAATGTTAGAGTAGCTAGTAGATATTATAAAGGACCAGAACTTTTAATAGATTTACAATTATATGATTATTCTTTAGATATATGGAGTCTTGGTTGTATGTTAGCTGGTatgatttttaaaaaagaaccatttttttgtggACACGATAATTATGACCAATTAGTTAAAATAGCTAAAGTTTTAGGTACAGAAGATTTAcatgcatatttaaaaaaatacaatattaaattaaaaccacattatttaaatatattaggaGAATATGAAAGAAAACCATGGTCTcactttttaaatcaaTCAAACATGGATATAGCCAAAGATGAAGTTATCGATCTTATAGATAAAATGCTTATTTATGATCATGCAAAAAGAATAGCTCCTAAAGAAGCTATGGAACATCCATATTTTAAGGATGTACGTGAAGAATCATAA
- a CDS encoding succinyl-CoA synthetase alpha subunit, putative codes for MKYSNIKNLCFPLKGRNYSATSKVFIDKNTTVICQGLTGKQGSFHTTEALKYGTKMVGGVNPSKKASTWTSIDGKYTLPVFGSVLEAKEKANCYASVIYVPHQHAKNAIIESIESEIPLIVCITEGICQHDMLEVKACLNMSNKSRLIGPNCPGIIKPGESKIGILPSHIHKKGCVGIVSRSGTLTYEGVNQTTKVGLGQSTCIGIGGDPFHGTNFIDCLKLFLEDDETKCILLIGEIGGNAEEQVAEWLIENNVDDPEKKKKKKNIFAFIAGRCAPPGKRMGHAGALISGGKGTADGKIEALRNAGVHVVINPTKIGEEIYSVMKDII; via the exons atgaaatattctAATATCAAAAATTTGTGTTTCCCTTTAAag GGGCGAAATTATTCTGCTACCAGCAAAGTGTTTATTGATAAAAACACAACAGTAATATGCCAAGGCCTTACAGGGAAACAA GGTAGTTTTCATACTACAGAGGCACTAAAATATGGAACAAAAATGGTTGGTGGTGTAAATCCATCAAAAAAGGCAAGTACATGGACAAGCATTGATGGCAAATATACATTGCCTGTTTTTGGGTCTGTTCTTGAAGCTAAAGAAAAAGCAAATTGTTATGCATCAGTTATTTATGTACCACATCAACATGCAAAAAATGCAATTATAGAATCTATTGAATCTGAAATACCATTAATTGTTTGTATAACAGAAGGTATATGCCAACATGATATGCTAGAAGTAAAAGCATGCTTAAATATGTCAAACAAAAGTAGATTAATAGGCCCTAATTGCCCAGGTATTATAAAACCTGGTGAATCAAAAATTGGAATTTTACCATCacatattcataaaaaggGTTGTGTAGGCATTGTAAGTAGAAGTGGCACATTAACATATGAAGGAGTAAATCAAACAACAAAAGTTGGCTTAGGTCAATCTACTTGCATAGGTATAGGAGGGGACCCATTTCATGGTACCAATTTTATTGACTGtcttaaattatttttagaaGATGATGAAACAAAATGCATATTACTAATTGGTGAAATTGGAGGTAATGCAGAAGAACAAGTAGCTGAATGGctaatagaaaataatgttgATGAtccagaaaaaaaaaaaaaaaaaaaaaatatatttgcattTATAGCTGGTAGATGTGCACCCCCAGGAAAGCGCATGGGTCATGCTGGTGCATTGATTAGTGGAGGTAAAGGAACAGCTGATGGAAAAATCGAAGCTTTAAGAAATGCAGGTGTTCATGTTGTTATTAATCCTACTAAAATAGGCgaagaaatatatagtgTCATGaaagatataatataa
- a CDS encoding endoplasmic reticulum-resident calcium binding protein, putative, producing MKGYKYSLSLLSLLYLLSNYAKAMENPMKFPDMKGLDDLSTLNDTQIKDIFGLTGDEVKERLTKLFGVIDKNQDKTLTDDELTAWFDYVKNEVFLKQVQIEMKQIDADKDGYISLPELNDAFSQNLDPKEVEKHADGLLKRFQIVDKDKDNKLNLNEVGLLIDPMKDNDLKELEINEILEHHDTNKDGKISVDEFKETRSDDPNMKKDDELALDDFNFFDVNRDGFIDREEIVKVYFDPSNDAATLNLNDIKDNIFEGKPITYDLWNEKSLKFAVTSLTDYGDVIRYPQDFKLDIGKNVVLPSSKHRIPDDILNLDTDLSDGKNNENESADASDKQNITDEL from the coding sequence atgaagggATACAAGTATagtttatcattattatcattgcTTTACCTATTAAGTAACTATGCAAAGGCAATGGAAAACCCAATGAAATTTCCAGATATGAAGGGGCTTGATGATTTAAGTACTCTAAATGATACACAAATCAAGGATATTTTTGGATTGACTGGTGATGAAGTAAAAGAAAGATTAACAAAACTGTTTGGTGTAATTGACAAAAACCAAGATAAAACACTTACTGATGATGAACTAACTGCATGGTTTGATTATGTTAAAAACGaagtatttttaaaacaagtACAAATTGAAATGAAACAAATCGATGCAGATAAAGATggatatatttcattaccTGAATTAAATGACGCATTTTCACAAAATTTAGATCCAAAAGAAGTTGAAAAACATGCAGATGgtttattaaaaagatTTCAAATTGTTGATAAAgataaagataataaattaaatctAAATGAAGTTGGATTATTAATAGATCCAATGAAAGATAACgatttaaaagaattagaaattaatgaaatttTAGAACACCATGATACAAATAAAGATGGAAAAATATCAGTTGATGAATTTAAAGAAACAAGATCAGATGATccaaatatgaaaaaagatGATGAACTAGCATTAGATgattttaatttctttGATGTAAATAGAGATGGATTTATAGATAGAGAAGAAATTGTTAAAGTATATTTCGATCCATCTAATGATGCTGCTactttaaatttaaatgatattaaaGATAACATTTTTGAAGGAAAACCAATTACATACGATTTATGGAATGAAAAATCTTTAAAATTTGCAGTAACCTCTTTAACTGATTATGGTGATGTTATTAGATATCCCCAAGATTTTAAATTAGATATCGGTAAAAATGTTGTATTACCATCATCAAAACATAGAATACCTGATGATATCTTAAACCTTGACACCGATTTATCTGATGgcaaaaataatgaaaatgaatcTGCCGATGCATCAGACAAACAAAACATTACCGATGAATTATAA